From a region of the Clupea harengus chromosome 9, Ch_v2.0.2, whole genome shotgun sequence genome:
- the trarg1a gene encoding trafficking regulator of GLUT4 1 has product MAVNTDPEFEKAALGESAAAQAPESHETEKLLSATTTEPGGNGMKMSSSFTVNMGSDKALDADQNGHSVPLRSGSAGHIGGAPLSPSRVSLSRTSSAGNAAPEPQQPKDYLILVILSCFCPVWPVSIVALVYSIMSRNSLQQGDVDGAQRLGRLARLLSVVSIILGVLIIVVYVVVTVTSSKEKQ; this is encoded by the exons ATGGCGGTTAATACAGATCCCGAGTTTGAGAAAGCCGCTTTGGGAGAGAGTGCCGCCGCGCAGGCCCCCGAGTCCCACGAGACAGAGAAACTTCTTAGCGCCACCACCACCGAGCCCGGGGGCAATGGGATGAAGATGTCAAGCTCCTTCACCGTAAATATGGGCAGCGACAAAGCCTTGGATGCTGACCAAAACGGTCACAGTGTGCCACTGAGGTCTGGGTCCGCAGGGCACATAGGGGGGGCTCCGTTGTCCCCGTCCCGAGTCAGTTTAAGTCGCACTTCCTCCGCCGGGAATGCAGCGCCAGAGCCACAGCAGCCCAAAGACTATCTTATATTGGTTATTTTGTCGTGCTTTTGCCCCGTCTGGCCCGTCAGCATCGTTGCACTGGTATATTCAATTATG tccAGAAACAGTCTGCAGCAGGGTGACGTGGATGGTGCACAGAGACTGGGACGTCTAGCTCGCCTCCTCAGTGTCGTCTCCATCATCCTGGGCGTGCTGATCATCGTCGTCTACGTGGTAGTTACAG tcACAAGCAGTAAAGAAAAACAGTAA